Proteins encoded in a region of the Tachyglossus aculeatus isolate mTacAcu1 chromosome 11, mTacAcu1.pri, whole genome shotgun sequence genome:
- the LOC119934453 gene encoding uncharacterized protein LOC119934453, protein MDRTRHPTCPAPPQASVFLPFIHTTSVLANLGCSCRARARSPFAERSGRRAMLLSSPELLLLLLSVHETWATGRWAFGPGPRAEWAAGEAERGGERPACTSRAVRARRERPRGGGRLPTGSCGEVSPPHISMWDSGKMWPPLPAFVQGEGRRPVLGLLLIWQLRRAALHQPTGRKSERERPPGPGESRAPTSRISLPAQAVPPAPSSNRPAPYGPR, encoded by the exons ATGGACAGGACCAGACACCCCACCTGCCCCGCCCCGCCTCAGGCCTCggtcttcctccccttcattcaCACAACATCTGTTTTGGCCAATCTGGGCTGCTCCTGCAGGGCCCGAGCCCGAAGCCCATTTGCAGAAAGGAGTGGCAGGCGGGCcatgctcctctcctcccctgagcTACTTCTGCTCCTTCTGTCCGTCCACGAGACGTGGGCAACCGGGCGCTGGGCCTTCGGGCCGGGGCCTCGAGCGGAGTGGGCAGCGGGGGAGGCCGAGA GGGGAGGGGAAAGGCCCGCTTGTACCAGCCGGGCGGTTCGAGCCAGGAGGGAGCGTCCGAGGGGTGGGGGCCGGCTGCCGACCGGCAGCTGCGGGGaggtctcccctccccacatctccatGTGGGACTCGGGAAAAATGTGGCCGCCCCTCCCTGCGTTCGTGCAGGGCGAGGGCCGGAGGCCAGTCCTGGGTCTCCTACTGATTTGGCAGCTGCGCCGGGCGGCCCTTCATCAGCCGACCGGCCGCAAGTCGGAGCGGGAACGACCTCCCGGCCCCGGAGAGAGCCGAGCACCCACTTCCCGGATTTCACTCCCCGCCCAGGCCGTCCCGCCGGCCCCTTCCTCCAACCGTCCTGCCCCATACGGGCCTCGGTAG
- the MCAM gene encoding cell surface glycoprotein MUC18, with product MELSGLACPRLPCAILLLVAFCSPRVAADPGEVEVLMPDLLEVQVGETAHLRCDFFLPEGNYSYIKWFYLTKDQRNPIFYVYKGKGQANLGEFQDRLSLVGETQLDLAQVTPRDEGDFVCQVGATDSRTQENRTQLRVYKAPEEPTIQVTTTGISVTNKNLEEIANCVGKNGYPAPNVTWYKNRTSLKQEKDKVNILSTRIKESNGLYTVSSSLWAQLEKGDENARFYCELSYRLPGGEHMLESKDITIPIFYPSEKVWLEVSPAAPLKEGDTVVLQCQADGNPPPEFTYWKKDATGQWQELKDTRGGPLTLKAASRLDSGHYQCRGLDLDALTDLTGDEQQLLVNYVSNVRVHPKVAVGHEGGSLTVNCSADSNLPLDFQWQREKGSKILATGPVLHLSDLSRDTAGGYRCVASVPGVAGLARSKPFNVSVHRSPRVTAKPGRVPVRENELVNLTCEASGHPQPKLSWSTNGTVLHQTANHHVLSTLSVLVTPELLETGVVCQATNRLGSNKTTILLELISFTTLTPGITTMPNSTPRADPTNRAGPNGTSTGDAVQKEHKRQESKGVVIVAIIVCILVLAVLGAVLYFLHKKGKLPCGRSGKQDITLPAVRKDEIVVEVKSDKLPEEMSLLQGTNGSKRAPGDEGEKYIDVKH from the exons CCGATCCGGGCGAGGTGGAGGTGCTGATGCCAGACCTGCTGGAGGTCCAGGTGGGCGAGACGGCACACCTCCGCTGCGATTTCTTCCTGCCGGAAGGCAACTACAGCTACATCAAATGGTTCTAC CTCACCAAGGACCAGCGGAATCCCATCTTCTACGTGTACAAGGGCAAGGGCCAGGCCAACCTGGGCGAGTTCCAGGACCGGCTCTCGCTGGTGGGCGAGACCCAGCTGGACCTGGCGCAGGTCACTCCCCGCGACGAGGGGGACTTCGTCTGCCAGGTCGGAGCCACCGACTCCCGGACGCAGGAGAACCGGACCCAGCTACGGGTCTACA AAGCCCCCGAGGAGCCGACAATCCAGGTCACCACCACAGGCATCTCCGTCACCAACAAGAACCTGGAAGAG ATCGCCAACTGCGTGGGTAAAAACGGGTACCCCGCGCCCAATGTTACCTGGTACAAGAATCGGACATCCCTGAAGCAGGAGAAAGATA AGGTGAACATCCTCTCGACCCGGATCAAAGAGTCCAACGGGTTGTACACCGTGAGCAGCAGCCTCTGGGCCCAGCTGGAGAAGGGGGACGAAAATGCCCGTTTCTACTGCGAGCTGAGCTACCGGCTACCAGGGGGAGAGCACATGCTGGAGTCCAAGGACATCACCATCCCCATCTTCT ATCCGTCCGAGAAAGTGTGGCTGGAGGTGTCGCCCGCTGCGCCGCTCAAAGAGGGGGACACCGTGGTGCTGCAGTGCCAAGCCGACGGGAACCCGCCGCCGGAATTCACCTACTGGAAGAAG GATGCCACGGGGCAGTGGCAGGAACTGAAGGATACCCGGGGCGGGCCCCTGACACTGAAGGCGGCCTCCAGGTTGGACAGCGGTCACTATCAGTGCCGGGGCCTGGACCTCGACGCGTTGACCGATCTGACTGGCGACGAGCAGCAGCTACTGGTGAACT ACGTATCCAACGTCCGAGTCCATCCCAAGGTGGCCGTGGGCCACGAGGGTGGTAGCCTGACCGTGAACTGTTCTGCGGACAGCAACCTGCCACTGGACTTCCAGTGGCAGCGGGAAAAg GGCTCCAAGATCCTGGCGACGGGCCCCGTCCTGCACCTGAGCGACCTGAGCCGCGACACGGCCGGGGGCTACCGTTGCGTGGCATCCGTGCCCGGTGTGGCCGGCCTGGCCCGCAGCAAGCCCTTCAACGTCTCCGTCCACA ggTCCCCGCGGGTGACGGCGAAGCCCGGGCGGGTACCCGTGCGGGAAAACGAGCTGGTGAACCTGACGTGCGAGGCCTCGGGACACCCCCAGCCCAAGCTCAGCTGGAGCACCAATGGCACG GTCCTCCACCAAACCGCCAACCACCACGTGCTGAGTACCCTAAGCGTGCTGGTGACCCCCGAGCTCCTGGAGACGGGCGTTGTGTGCCAAGCGACCAACAGACTGGGCAGCAACAAAACCACCATCCTCCTGGAGCTGA TCAGCTTCACCACCCTGACTCCGGGCATCACCACCATGCCAAACTCCACCCCCAGGGCCGACCCCACCAACCGGGCCGGCCCCAACGGCACCTCCACAG GGGATGCCGTGCAGAAAG AGCATAAGCGCCAGGAGAGCAAGGGGGTGGTGATCGTGGCCATCATCGTCTGCATCCTGGTCCTGGCCGTGCTCGGAGCCGTCCTCTACTTCCTCCACAAGAAGGGCAAGCTGCCCTGCGGCCGCTCGGGCAAACAGGACAT cacgCTGCCTGCAGTGCGTAAGGACGAGATTGTAGTTGAAGTTAAGTCAGATAAGCTCCCCGAGGAGATGAGCCTGCTCCAGGGCACCAACGGCAGCAAGCGGGCTCCAGGAGACGAG ggaGAGAAGTACATCGATGTGAAGCACTAG